The Neurospora crassa OR74A linkage group IV, whole genome shotgun sequence genome has a segment encoding these proteins:
- the gpip-2 gene encoding GPI ethanolamine phosphate transferase 1, whose amino-acid sequence MAAFPRFRFLAIAVIFHFAYIFSIFDIYFVSPIETGMRLFNVQRPPNRSAPADRLVLFVGDGLRADKALQSHPEPYPKSDADLTPRPLAPYLRSKILEQGTFGVSHTRVPTESRPGHVALIAGLYEDVSAVTTGWKLNPVNFDSLFNRSRHTWSWGSPDILPMFEQGAVPGRVDAYTYGHEFEDFSSDATQLDLWVFDHVKDFFAEARRNKTLAEALRQDKIVFFLHLLGLDTTGHSYRPYSKEYLNNIKIVDQGVKEVAELFRDFYRDGRTAFVFTADHGMSDWGSHGDGHPDNTRTPLIVWGSGVAKPQLYPGEVAPGHDEYSADWNLDHVRRHDVAQADVAALMSYLVGVEFPANSVGELPLSYLAADIKEKAEASLVNVQGILEQYRVKEEKKKATELKYRPYQPFGENGLSPERRVAEIRQLIDAGRYEEAIEESAALMKVGLGGLRYLQTYDWLFLRALITIGYLGWIAYALTTVVDLHVLHGRVRPSRTLGGGLFFTSVLVALYASLVISKSPLTYYVYAFFPVFFWEEVYAHRESLAAGRKELLGHINSGGSVASFVLNSALYVGVIESLALGYIHREILSVLFVLGSFWPFTHGLSFLKKHGALSATWFLACIAMSTFTLLPAMKAENVNLITIGGVLMVVIGLLYLIFEDFVLADFSWNAKPTSRNHLSRSLVGIQVGLTVLSIIITRSSALSLQAKQGLPRGNQIMGWVTLVASLLMPLAYRLRPNNHYMHRILVIFLTCAPTFVILTISYEGLFYLVFSALLVSWVRLEHAVQKFTSSKAPQTAATKKPTTTTESHLPAPFRPLTLHDARVALFFFILLQSAFFSTGNVASVSSFSLDSVYRLIPIFDPFSQGAMLILKLMIPFALISANLGILNKRLGVAPSALFMVVMGISDILTLYFFWVVKDEGSWLEIGSTISHFVIASLLCVFVSALEPVSAAFIAGVEVGEESELKEEGKVAEKVVEKVNEAVEGLVSGGDGGGDES is encoded by the exons ATGGCGGCCTTTCCACGGTTCAGGTTTCTGGCCATCGCCGTCATCTTTCACTTCGCCTATATCTTTTCCATCTTCGACATCTATTTTGTCAGTCCCATTGAGACTGGCATGCGCCTATTTAATGTTCAACGACCCCCAAATCGCAGTGCGCCAGCGGACCGGCTGGTTCTGTTCGTAG GAGACGGCTTGCGCGCCGACAAGGCCCTTCAGTCCCACCCTGAACCATATCCCAAATCCGATGCCGATCTGACTCCGAGACCTCTCGCCCCCTATCTGCGATCAAAGATCTTGGAACAGGGAACCTTTGGTGTCTCCCATACGCGTGTGCCGACCGAATCTCGACCCGGTCATGTTGCCCTCATCGCCGGTCTGTACGAAGATGTGTCAGCCGTTACGACAGGATGGAAATTGAACCCGGTCAACTTTGACAGCTTGTTCAACCGCAGTCGGCATACGTGGAGCTGGGGCAGCCCGGATATTCTACCAATGTTCGAGCAGGGAGCTGTCCCGGGGAGGGTTGACGCCTACACGTACGGACACGAGTTCGAGGATTTCTCATCCGACGCCACCCAGCTCGACCTCTGGGTCTTTGACCATGTAAAGGATTTCTTTGCTGAGGCCCGCAGGAACAAGACGCTTGCTGAGGCGCTTCGCCAAGACAAGATTGTCTTCTTTCTGCATCTGCTAGGTTTGGATACTACTGGTCATTCATACCGCCCTTACTCGAAGGAGtacctcaacaacatcaagatTGTGGATCAGGGCGTGAAGGAGGTTGCTGAGCTCTTCCGCGACTTCTACCGCGATGGTAGGACTGCGTTTGTATTTACCGCGGACCACGGCATGAGCGACTGGGGAAgccatggtgatggtcaCCCAGACAACACACGGACCCCCCTGATTGTTTGGGGTTCAGGGGTTGCCAAGCCTCAGTTGTACCCAGGCGAAGTGGCGCCCGGCCATGATGAGTACTCTGCAGACTGGAACTTGGACCACGTTAGGAGGCATGATGTCGCTCAGGCTGATGTTGCTGCTCTCATGTCCTACCTTGTTGGCGTTGAGTTTCCTGCCAACTCGGTCGGCGAACTCCCCCTGTCTTACCTTGCTGCCGACATCAAGGAAAAGGCTGAGGCTTCGCTGGTGAACGTGCAGGGTATTTTGGAGCAATACCgggtgaaggaggaaaagaagaaagccaCCGAGTTGAAGTATAGGCCGTATCAGCCATTCGGAGAAAACGGCCTGTCCCCAGAACGTCGTGTTGCCGAGATTCGCCAGCTCATTGACGCTGGTCGGTATGAGGAAGCTATCGAAGAATCAGCTGCCCTTATGAAGGTCGGTCTCGGTGGCTTGAGATATCTCCAGACCTACGACTGGCTGTTCCTGAGAGCGCTCATCACCATCGGTTATCTTGGCTGGATCGCCTATGCTCTTACAACAGTCGTTGATTTGCACGTCCTACATGGTCGTGTGCGACCGTCGAGAACGCTTGGCGGGGGCTTGTTCTTCACATCGGTTCTCGTTGCTCTTTATGCGTCCCTCGTCATTTCAAAGTCACCCCTCACTTACTATGTCTATGCCTTCTTCCCGGTCTTTTTCTGGGAGGAAGTTTATGCGCATCGCGAAAGTCTGGCGGCAGGTCGCAAGGAGTTGCTTGGCCATATCAACTCAGGTGGAAGTGTGGCTTCATTCGTGCTCAACAGCGCGCTTTATGTTGGCGTCATTGAATCGCTTGCCCTGGGCTACATCCACCGCGAGATTCTTTCCGTTCTCTTCGTGCTGGGTTCCTTCTGGCCTTTCACCCACGGCCTGTCGTTCCTCAAGAAGCATGGGGCGCTGTCTGCCACCTGGTTCCTCGCCTGTATCGCCATGAGCACGTTCACGCTCCTCCCGGCGATGAAGGCAGAGAACGTCAATCTCAT TACTATCGGAGGCGTATTGATGGTCGTCATCGGCCTTCTTTACCTTATCTTCGAGGACTTTGTCCTCGCGGACTTCTCATGGAACGCGAAGCCTACTTCCAGGAACCACCTCTCCAGGTCACTCGTCGGTATTCAAGTGGGCCTCACTGTACTatctatcatcatcactcgCTCCAGTGCCCTTTCGCTGCAGGCCAAGCAAGGCCTGCCTCGCGGCAATCAAATTATGGGTTGGGTTACTCTTG TCGCATCACTACTCATGCCCTTGGCCTACCGTTTGCGGCCCAACAACCACTACATGCACCGgatcctcgtcatcttcctcacctGCGCTCCGACATTTGTCATCCTCACCATCTCCTACGAGGGCCTCTTCTACCTCGTCTTCTCCGCTCTTCTCGTGAGCTGGGTTCGCCTCGAACACGCAGTGCAGAAGTTCACCTCCTCCAAGGCACCACagaccgccgccaccaagaagccaacaacaaccacggAATCCCACCTCCCCGCTCCCTTCCGCCCTCTCACCCTCCACGACGCCCGCGttgccctcttcttcttcatcctccttcagtcggccttcttctcaacCGGCAACGTTgcctccgtctcctccttctccctcgatTCGGTTTACCGTCTCATCCCCATTTTCGACCCCTTCTCGCAGGGTGCCATGTTGATCCTCAAGCTGATGATTCCCTTTGCCCTCATCAGCGCCAACCTAGGCATCTTGAACAAGCGTCTCGGCGTGGCCCCTTCGGCCCTGTTCATGGTGGTCATGGGCATCAGCGACATCTTGACGCTGTACTTCTTTTGGGTGGTCAAGGATGAGGGCAGCTGGCTGGAGATTGGAAGCACGATTAGTCACTTTGTCATTGCGAGCTTGTTGTGCGTGTTTGTGAGCGCGTTGGAGCCGGTCAGTGCGGCGTTTATTGCCGGGGTGGAAGTTGGAGAGGAAAGTGAactaaaggaggagggtaaggtggcggagaaggtggtggagaaggTTAATGAGGCTGTTGAGGGGTTGGtcagtggtggtgatggtggtggtgacgagaGTTGA
- a CDS encoding cutinase transcription factor 1 alpha, whose protein sequence is MDLDIDTAKGATMSATTPAEKSTTASAAQQQEQQQQQQQQQRQSQPSRQQAQPKQQPPPLQPHPQFSSQSPTQSRQSQSQSPAPSQAHSQGQQPPSASTATGTSTGHMSFRRQRASRACETCHARKVRCDAASLGVPCTNCVAFSIECRIPTPKRKKTAAQSTTTTAPSKDSDSERGDTEDRSPRQAGANNTFPAGTRPAAAYHTQEGTPTTSVNVKEQAKREEYDNATLANYMNLVMKPKFTRAPITEAGRVAYMGESSNLNLLVHDRQSDSDVVHYPLPEHVRGNKARLSELDSTEIEILHQRGAFLLPPRSLCDELIESYFQWVHPIVPVINRTKFMRQYKDPKNPPSLLLLQAMLLAGSRVCTNPQLMDANGSAAPAALTFYKRAKALYEAGYEDDRVTIVQSLLLMGWYWEGPEDVTKNVFYWSRVATIVAQGSGMHRSVEGSQLSKADKRLWKRIWWSLFTRDRSTAVALGRPCHINLDDSDVEMLTEDDFIEDEPDNPSDYPPDETHVQFFLQYVKLCEIMGLVLSQQYSVASKGKGKNAIDLTHSDMALADWLQNCPKIVYWEMRNHHFWSALLHSNYYTTLCLLHRAHMPPSGSHRWPDDSPYPSRNIAFQAAAMITSIIENLQSNHQLRYCPAYIVYSLFSALIMHVYQMRSPVASIQQVTQTRIRTCMAALKDVSKVWLVGKMVFTLFESILGNKVLEERLQKAAGKRHRRMQQGLSQLEQYRQHQQLQQQQQQQQQQQQQQQQQQQQQQNQQHQYQQQQQQRVHDQKRKYDEMAIDFSVNTPQPQESYERSRPQTPSLTTKTETTPSTMPPPVTSPNNQNGHRPPHDAFMGGTASRPHTRPATPFNPSFSVPATPPDLYLVTRNSPNLSQNIWENFQPDQLFPESTNMPLFPHQSPTQQHSGLDPNMIHMPSGLSNQPIEYTQGVKRNLAGSPLPNNPNSNNNGNGLLHPGGMPGQGQGQQGGYGNNQSNSFWNANFDGQIGGGGGNDGHSPSDSWSNSSVHGQSVPSTLNVEDWFQFFGINSDPSQGYMNLDIPELMRQL, encoded by the exons ATGGACCTGGACATTGACACGGCCAAGGGAGCAACCATGTCTGCGACAACGCCAGCGGAGAAGTCGACAACTGCTTCCGCCGctcagcagcaggagcagcagcaacaacaacaacaacaacaaagacaaTCGCAGCCGAGTCGACAACAAGCTCAGCCGAAGCAGCAACCTCCACCGCTGCAACCACACCCGCAGTTCAGCTCACAATCGCCGACTCAGTCAAGacagtcgcagtcgcagtcgccAGCACCGTCGCAAGCGCACTCCCAGGGTCAGCAGCCACCATCGGCTTCGACAGCCACGGGCACATCAACCGGCCATATGAGTTTTAGGAG ACAACGAGCCTCTCGAGCCTGCGAA ACTTGCCATGCCCGTAAA GTTCGCTGCGATGCCGCAAGCCTCGGTGTTCCGTGCACCAACTGCGTCGCCTTTTCCATCGAATGCCGCATCCCGACGCCTAAACGCAAGAAGACCGCCGCGCagagcaccaccaccactgccccTTCCAAGGACTCGGATAG TGAGCGAGGAGACACCGAAGACCGGTCGCCGCGCCAGGCCGGTGCAAACAACACCTTCCCGGCTGGAACCCGACCTGCGGCGGCCTACCATACCCAAGAGGGGACACCGACCACATCTGTCAACGTCAAGGAACAGGCGAAAAGGGAAGAGTACGACAATGCAACCCTGGCCAACTACATGAACCTCGTCATGAAGCCCAAGTTCACTAGAGCACCTATCACGGAGGCTGGGAGGGTAGCCTATATGGGCGAGTcttccaacctcaaccttctcGTCCACGACCGCCAAAGCGACTCGGACGTGGTACATTATCCTCTGCCGGAACATGTACGGGGCAACAAGGCCAGGTTATCAGAGCTGGATAGTACCGAGATCGAAATCCTTCATCAGCGAGGCGCATTTCTACTGCCACCAAGGTCTCTGTGCGATGAGCTCATCGAATCGTACTTCCAGTGGGTGCACCCCATAGTCCCCGTCATTAACCGGACCAAGTTTATGCGGCAATACAAAGACCCCAAAAATCCGCCGTcactgttgctgctgcaagCCATGCTTCTTGCCGGTTCTCGAGTCTGCACCAACCCCCAACTGATGGATGCAAATGGTTCCGCAGCACCAGCCGCTCTTACCTTTTACAAACGAGCCAAGGCCTTGTACGAAGCGGGCTATGAAGACGATCGGGTTACCATTGTACAGTCGCTCCTCCTGATGGGTTGGTACTGGGAAGGCCCCGAGGACGTTACCAAAAACGTCTTCTACTGGAGCCGTGTTGCTACCATTGTCGCTCAGGGCTCTGGCATGCACAGGAGCGTTGAGGGTTCGCAGCTGAGCAAAGCCGACAAGAGGCTGTGGAAGCGTATCTGGTGGTCATTGTTCACAAGGGACCGATCGACAGCTGTCGCGCTTGGGCGACCTTGTCATATCAATTTGGACGACTCGGACGTGGAGATGTTAACGGAGGACGACTTCATCGAAGACGAGCCGGATAACCCAAGCGACTACCCACCGGACGAGACCCATGTTCAGTTCTTCCTGCAATACGTCAAGCTCTGCGAAATCATGGGGCTGGTCCTCTCTCAGCAGTATTCTGTTGCctccaagggcaaggggaaGAACGCCATCGATCTGACACACAGTGATATGGCTCTTGCCGACTGGCTTCAAAACTGCCCAAAGATTGTCTACTGGGAGATGCGGAATCACCATTTCTGGTCTGCATTGCTTCATTCGAATTACTACACCACTCTATGCCTCCTGCACAGAGCACACATGCCACCGAGTGGATCCCACAGGTGGCCTGATGACTCGCCCTACCCATCGCGTAACATTGCGTTCCAGGCGGCAGCTATGATCACCTCTATTATCGAGAATCTCCAGTCCAACCATCAGCTACGGTATTGCCCTGCGTACATCGTCTACAGTCTCTTCTCTGCGCTCATCATGCACGTATATCAGATGAGGTCGCCAGTTGCCTCCATCCAGCAAGTTACGCAAACCAGAATACGCACATGCATGGCCGCCCTGAAAGACGTTTCCAAGGTTTGGCTTGTGGGCAAGATGGTGTTTACTCTTTTCGAGTCTATTCTCGGGAACAAGGTCCTTGAAGAAAGGCTTCAGAAGGCGGCAGGTAAGAGACATCGCCGGATGCAGCAAGGTCTCTCCCAGCTAGAACAATatcgccagcaccagcagcttcaacaacagcaacaacagcaacaacaacaacaacaacagcagcagcagcagcagcagcagcagcaaaaccagcaacaccagtaccagcagcaacagcagcaacgcgTACACGATCAGAAGCGTAAATACGACGAAATGGCCATTGATTTCAGCGTTAACACTCCCCAGCCCCAAGAATCTTACGAGCGTTCAAGGCCACAAACACCAAGTTTGACAACCAAGACGGAGACGACGCCCAGCACGATGCCGCCACCTGTCACGTCACCCAATAACCAGAACGGTCACCGTCCCCCGCACGATGCGTTTATGGGCGGAACGGCTTCGAGGCCGCACACTCGGCCAGCGACGCCTTTCAACCCATCCTTCTCGGTTCCGGCCACTCCACCAGATCTATACTTGGTGACCAGAAACTCACCCAACCTTTCACAGAATATCTGGGAGAACTTTCAGCCCGACCAGCTCTTCCCAGAAAGTACTAACATGCCCCTCTTCCCTCACCAGTCACCTACCCAACAGCATTCCGGTCTGGACCCCAACATGATACATATGCCAAGCGGGCTTTCCAATCAACCCATTGAGTATACACAGGGCGTTAAGCGCAACCTAGCTGGCAGTCCGTTGcccaacaaccccaacagCAATAATAATGGCAATGGGTTGCTTCATCCTGGCGGCATGCCTGGGCAGGGTCAAGGCCAACAGGGAGGATATGGAAATAATCAGTCCAATAGCTTCTGGAACGCCAACTTTGATGGGCAGAtaggcggcggtggagggAATGACGGGCATAGCCCGAGTGACAGTTGGAGTAATAGCTCGGTGCATGGACAGTCTGTTCCGTCGACGCTTAATGTTGAGGACTG GTTCCAATTCTTTGGGATTAATAGTGATCCGTCGCAGGGATACATGAATCTTGACATCCCGGAACTGATGAGACAGCTGTAA
- a CDS encoding vacuolar protein-sorting protein bro-1, giving the protein MVQAPMISVPLKATSEIDWVAPLKNYIRNTYGDDPERYAEECATLNRLRQDMRGAGKDSTSGRDLLYRYYGQLELLDLRFPVDEKNIKISFTWFDAFTHKPTAQYSLAFEKASIIFNISAVLSCHAAHQLRTEEAGLKTAYHSFQASAGMFTYINENFLHAPSSDLSRETVKTLISIMLAQAQEVFLEKQIADQKKNGLLAKLSSQAAALYAQAVEGVQENVTKAIFEKVWLSVVQIKLNFMNSLAQYYQALADEDANSYGVAIARLEIAQGLAKEANKMAHSFPTSVPPNSNLTSDCGHILADATKRHLATVKEKLEELNKENDMIYHQPVPAEASVAPVPKLPAAKPIPVSELYAGQDIQRITGPDLFAKIVPLAVTESASLYDEEKAKLVRAETERVETANSEMAASLDYLRLPGALQVLKGGFDQDILPDEDFRTWCVDVADHESPHRIFEYLHTEKQAISTILDKSSRQLDMEESVCEKMRSKYDAEWTQQPSSRLTTTLRTDIRRYREALEVAAKSDGQLATKLRANETELDEMRQAAQHGEIDELFQRAVRKSRKSNPNSPATVEPNLLEADFDDGGPSVVEQIQKVEDILKKLSLVKKERLQVLQDLKQKAHSDDISQILILNKKSIANYEQQLFQQELEKFRPHQNRLVQASHKQAALMRELTVTFNNLLQDKRVRADQSRYESVQRSRTSVINKYKRAYQEFLDLEAGLQSAKNWYKDMRQEAESLEKNVEAFVNNRRAEGAQLLNQIEQDRAANKSSHAALEQERLKNLMERMSMDPSPTSPKPSSGSGGRPTPAPLSFAPAAVSNTPLSAYQKSNFSTQYPASPPATQVPHNPGGQQQTPYQQYNPSSLGRIPGPASPPPNQTSFNIGPGRHPASPPPTQTSFAQSRPYSLTTYGNPSALNPQGGQPQQSQPGGYVPPGFVPPPPPPGPPPLGPQQTVHYGGNEYYAGAMGNPNIGRPGSGQQGPQGQQGGWGQPPPQQQLYQQQGGGGGDPWAGLSAWK; this is encoded by the exons ATGGTGCAGGCGCCCATGATCTCGGTGCCCCTCAAGGCCACAAGCGAGATTGACTGGGTTGCTCCCCTCAAAAACTACATTCGAAATACGTACGGCGATGATCCGGAGCGCTATGCCGAAGAATGTGCGACCCTCAACCGGTTACGCCAGGATATGCGAGGCGCCGGGAAGGACAGCACGTCGGGAAGGGACCTGCTCTATCGCTACTACGGCCAGCTCGAACTTTTGGATTTGAGATTTCCGGTGGACGAGAAGAACATCAAGATTTCCTTTACATG GTTCGACGCTTTTACTCACAAGCCCACAGCGCAATATTCGCTGGCTTTTGAGAAggcctccatcatcttcaacaTTTCCGCCGTTCTATCCTGCCATGCGGCACACCAATTGCGAACCGAGGAGGCGGGACTCAAGACGGCATACCACTCGTTCCAGGCCTCGGCCGGCATGTTCACCTACATCAACGAGAACTTCCTCCACGCGCCCTCGTCCGATCTGAGCAGGGAAACGGTCAAGACGCTAATCAGCATCATGTTGGCCCAGGCGCAAGAGGTCTTCCTTGAGAAGCAGATTGCTGATCAAAAAAAGAATGGTCTGCTCGCCAAGTTGTCTAGCCAAGCAGCCGCTCTCTACGCCCAGGCTGTTGAGGGCGTTCAGGAAAACGTCACCAAGGCCATTTTCGAGAAAGTTTGGCTGTCTGTGGTTCAG ATCAAGCTTAACTTCATGAACTCACTCGCCCAGTACTATCAAGCCCTCGCTGATGAGGATGCAAACTCTTATGGCGTGGCCATTGCGCGTCTTGAAATTGCACAGGGTCTTGCCAAAGAAGCAAACAAGATGGCACACAGTTTTCCCACCTCAGTGCCCCCGAACTCGAATTTGACTTCGGACTGTGGCCACATCCTGGCAGATGCGACCAAAAGACACCTCGCAACTGTCAAGGAAAAGTTGGAGGAACTCAACAAGGAAAATGATATGATCTACCATCAACCCGTACCTGCTGAGGCCAGCGTTGCACCAGTCCCCAAGCTGCCGGCTGCGAAACCGATACCCGTTAGCGAACTATATGCCGGCCAGGATATTCAACGGATCACCGGCCCCGACCTATTCGCGAAAATTGTGCCTCTCGCGGTCACCGAATCGGCTAGCTTGTACGATGAAGAGAAGGCCAAGCTGGTGAGAGCTGAGACGGAAAGAGTAGAAACCGCAAACAGCGAGATGGCGGCTAGCCTGGACTATCTCAGGCTTCCGGGCGCTCTTCAGGTTTTGAAGGGAGGGTTCGATCAGGATATCCTTCCTGACGAAGACTTTAGGACATGGTGTGTGGATGTCGCGGATCACGAAAGCCCTCATAGGATTTTCGAATATCTTCATACCGAAAAGCAGGCCATTTCAACAATACTGGATAAGAGTAGCAGGCAGTTGGATATGGAGGAAAGCGTGTGTGAGAAGATGCGTTCCAAGTACGATGCGGAATGGACTCAGCAGCCGAGTTCGCGGTTGACCACTACGCTCAGAACGGACATTAGGAGGTATAGGGAGGCCTTGGAAGTGGCAGCGAAGAGTGATGGGCAGCTCGCGACAAAGCTTAGAGCCAACGAAACTGAGTTGGATGAGATGCGCCAGGCCGCGCAGCATGGAGAGATCGATGAGTTGTTCCAGAGAGCAGTCAGGAAGTCGCGAAAGTCAAACCCGAATAGCCCCGCCACCGTGGAGCCTAATCTTTTGGAGGCCGattttgatgatggtggccCGAGTGTGGTTGAGCAGATCCAAAAGGTGGAAGATATTCTGAAGAAGCTCAGcttggtgaagaaggagcgTCTGCAGGTACTACAGGATCTGAAGCAAAAG GCGCACAGTGATGATATCTCCCAAATTCTTATTCTCAACAAGAAATCGATTGCAAACTACGAGCAGCAACTCTTTCAACAGGAACTGGAGAAGTTCAGGCCTCATCAGAACCGCCTCGTGCAAGCTTCACACAAGCAGGCTGCTCTCATGAGGGAGCTTACAGTAACATTTAACAACCTCCTTCAGGACAAGCGAGTGCGTGCCGACCAAAGCCGATACGAGTCGGTACAACGATCGCGCACCTCCGTCATCAACAAGTACAAGCGTGCCTACCAAGAGTTCTTGGACCTTGAGGCGGGTCTGCAGAGTGCCAAGAACTGGTATAAGGATATGCGACAGGAGGCCGAGAGCCTGGAGAAGAACGTGGAGGCGTTCGTCAATAACCGTAGAGCAGAAGGTGCCCAGCTTCTCAACCAGATCGAGCAGGACCGGGCTGCCAACAAGAGCTCCCACGCCGCGCTGGAACAAGAGCGGTTGAAGAATCTCATGGAGCGCATGTCGATGGACCCATCACCGACCTCCCCCAAGCCTTCATCGGGATCAGGAGGCCGACCTACGCCCGCTCCCTTATCATTCGCCCCAGCAGCTGTCTCCAACACGCCACTGTCAGCCTACCAAAAGTCCAACTTTTCTACCCAGTATCCCGCCTCGCCGCCAGCCACACAAGTTCCCCACAACCCCGGGGGCCAGCAACAGACGCCCTATCAACAATACAACCCCAGCTCCCTCGGCCGCATCCCCGGCCCCGCCTCCCCACCTCCGAACCAAACAAGCTTCAACATCGGCCCCGGCCGCCACCCCGCctctccgccgccgacgcAAACCTCCTTCGCCCAATCCCGCCCTTACAGCTTGACGACGTACGGTAACCCTTCGGCACTGAATCCTCAGGGTGGGCAACCGCAGCAATCGCAGCCAGGAGGCTACGTCCCTCCAGGCTTCgtcccaccgccgccgcctccgggACCCCCGCCGCTGGGTCCGCAGCAAACGGTGCATTACGGCGGGAACGAGTATTATGCGGGTGCCATGGGTAATCCGAATATTGGAAGGCCGGGGTCGGGGCAGCAGGGGCCACAGGGGCAGCAAGGGGGTTGGGgacagccgccgccgcaacaGCAGCTGTATCAGCagcagggaggaggagggggtgatCCTTGGGCTGGGTTGAGTGCTTGGAAGTGA
- a CDS encoding carnitine acetyl transferase — translation MLASIVRSEARSTTLRHLFRQPTSAAITPLRISAMAQTRKNSSLPAGYVEDKSKGPMLRFQESLPRLPVPTLEETAARYYQSLKPLLSPQELENSKKAIDAFIAPNGPGRKLQEKLVARREDPKHKNWLYEWWNDAAYLSYRDPVVPYVSYFYSHRDDRRRRDPAKRAAAITTAALEFKKMVDQGTLEPEYMKKLPICMDSYKWMFNASRVAAKPADYPVKFSADEHKYILAIRKNQFYKIYHEVGGKQLNTAELEQAFKRVYELAASRAPAVGALTSENRDVWTDARATLLSADPKNAKALEAIEASSFVVCLDDAAPVTLEERAHQYWHGDGQNRWYDKPLQFIVNDNGTSGFMGEHSMMDGTPTHRLNDFVNDVIFNNKLDFSDPSVRSNLPEPEAVKFTVTKEVQAEIDRAITDFSNVIGQHQLAVQAFQGYGKGLIKKFKCSPDAYVQMIIQLAYYKMYGKNRPTYESAATRRFQQGRTETCRSVSEASVAFCKAANDASVDDKTKVELFRKAIDSHLEYISAASDGKGVDRHLFGLKRLLEPNQEVPALYQDPAYGYSSSWYLSTSQLSSEFFNGYGWSQVIDQGFGIAYMINENSLNFNIVSKGLGSDRMSYYLNEAANDLRDLLTPTLEAPKSKL, via the exons ATGTTGGCTTCCATTGTGCGATCTGAGGCTCGGTCTACTACGCTTAGACACCTCTTTAGACAACCAACCTCCGCTGCTATTACCCCTCTT aGAATCTCCGCCATGGCGCAAACAAGGAAGAACAGCTCCCTCCCCGCCGGCTATGTCGAGGACAAGTCCAAAGGCCCCATGCTCCGCTTCCAGGAGTCTCTCCCCCGTCTTCCCGTCCCTACCCTCGAGGAGACGGCTGCCCGCTACTACCAGTCTTTGAAGCCCCTTCTCAGTCCCCAGGAGCTCGAGAACAGTAAGAAGGCCATTGACGCCTTCATTGCCCCCAATGGCCCTGGTCGCAAGCTCCAGGAGAAGCTGGTCGCCCGTCGCGAAGACCCCAAGCACAAGAACTGGCTCTACGAGTGGTGGAACGATGCGGCCTACCTCTCCTACCGCGACCCCGTTGTCCCCTACGTCAGCTACTTCTACTCTCACCGCGatgaccgccgccgccgcgaccCTGCCAAGCGCGCTGctgccatcaccaccgccgctctCGAGTTTAAGAAGATGGTCGACCAGGGCACTCTCGAGCCCGAGTACATGAAGAAGCTCCCCATCTGCATGGACTCTTACAAGTGGATGTTCAACGCCAGCCGCGTTGCTGCCAAGCCCGCCGATTACCCCGTCAAGTTCAGCGCCGACGAGCACAAGTACATCCTCGCCATCCGCAAGAACCAGTTCTACAAGATCTACCATGAGGTTGGCGGCAAGCAGCTCAACACCGCTGAGCTCGAGCAGGCCTTCAAGCGCGTCTATGAGCTCGCTGCCTCGCGCGCTCCCGCTGTCGGTGCTCTCACCTCCGAAAACCGCGACGTCTGGACCGACGCCCGCGCTACTCTCCTCTCCGCCGACCCCAAGAATGCTAAGGCTCTCGAGGCCATTGAGGCTTCTTCCTTCGTCGTCTGCCTTGACGATGCCGCCCCCGTCACCCTCGAGGAGCGCGCTCACCAGTACTGGCACGGTGACGGCCAGAACCGCTGGTACGACAAGCCTCTCCAGTTCATCGTCAACGACAACGGCACCTCGGGTTTCATGGGCGAGCACAGCATGATGGACGGCACGCCCACTCACCGCCTCAACGACTTTGTCAACGACGTCATTTTCAACAACAAGCTCGACTTCTCCGACCCCTCGGTGCGCTCCAACCTGCCCGAGCCCGAAGCCGTCAAGTTCACCGTCACCAAGGAGGTCCAGGCCGAGATCGACCGGGCCATTACTGACTTCAGCAACGTCATCGGCCAGCACCAGCTCGCGGTGCAGGCCTTCCAGGGCTACGGCAAGGGTCTGATCAAGAAGTTCAAGTGCTCCCCCGACGCCTACGTGCAGATGATCATCCAGCTGGCCTACTACAAGATGTACGGCAAGAACCGTCCGACCTACGAGTCGGCCGCCACCCGCCGCTTCCAGCAGGGTCGCACCGAGACGTGCCGCTCCGTCAGCGAGGCCAGCGTGGCCTTTTGCAAGGCCGCCAACGACGCGAGCGTCGACGACAAGACCAAGGTCGAGCTCTTCCGCAAGGCCATTGACTCCCACCTCGAGTACATCTCGGCCGCCTCGGACGGCAAGGGCGTCGACCGCCACTTGTTTGGCCTCAAGCGCCTGCTCGAGCCCAACCAGGAGGTCCCCGCTCTGTACCAGGATCCCGCCTACGGATACTCGAGTTCGTGGTACCTGTCTACTTCCCAGCTGAGCTCCGAGTTCTTCAACGGATACGGATGGAGCCAGGTTATTGACCAGGGATTCGGTATTGCTTATATGATCAACGAGAACAG CCTCAACTTTAACATTGTCTCCAAGGGCCTCGGCTCCGACAGGATGAGCTACTACCTCAACGAGGCCGCCAACGACCTCCGCGATCTCCTTACCCCCACTCTGGAGGCTCCCAAGTCCAAGCTCTAA